CTATACAGGCTAAAGACATATTTATATTAAAAATATTCATCAATAATAAGAAGAAAGGAACAGACGCAATTGTTTTTTTTCTCATTTTTCCATCTCTTCCTTCCAGCAATGGGGGTCAGGTATTCCTGCTTTTTTGCACACATATGTAGTTATATAACCATCATTGTATTTCTTAAAATAAATCCCTGCTTTTTTAAAATCTTCTCCCGATATCTTCTCTAAATCTAATGTGCTGCCTTTGTGAACGTCTCCTTGTTTTCTGTAAACCTTATTTACCAATAACATGCCTTTTTTGTTTAAATCCGAAATAATGATTTTACCTCCCGGCCGTGTTATCCTAATCATCTCTTGGACACTCTTTTTGGGTTTTTTAACATCATGCAGAAAATTTGCCGAAATAACTGTATTAAATGAATCATCTCTGAATTTCATACTTTGTGCATCCATATGTGTAAATTTGATTTTACTTAAA
The nucleotide sequence above comes from bacterium. Encoded proteins:
- a CDS encoding class I SAM-dependent methyltransferase, yielding MLGIIYNIHRGLQLGLLIYFYLRISTEPKVLSKIKFTHMDAQSMKFRDDSFNTVISANFLHDVKKPKKSVQEMIRITRPGGKIIISDLNKKGMLLVNKVYRKQGDVHKGSTLDLEKISGEDFKKAGIYFKKYNDGYITTYVCKKAGIPDPHCWKEEMEK